The genomic DNA GCCTCTATCAAAGTAACCTTTCTCAATTTGAAAGGCTAAATGAGGCGAAACAGCAGGAGCAGTGTTGTACGTTTTCAGCTTATCATCAAAAGAGATGACTTTAaacacaacatcttcataacAGGGACCAGGAACTGAATCCATAGAATGTTCAATAACAGTGGTGACCGATTCATACTCCTTACCAAGACCAGTCAGTAAACCATGAATCTTTTCTAAATCAGTCATAGGAAACCCAATAGAATCAAGCTGATCATAGATATGTTTCAGTTCACTAAGATACTCTTCCATTGTTCTTCCTATCTTAAGACAACCCCGCAAACGATTCTGCAACTCAAACTTTCTAGTGGTAGACACCCTATTGAACTTTTTAGCTAGAGCATTCCATACCTCATGTGCAGACTGCATACCGTACACCGCTCTCAGAGCTGGTTCCGTTAGTGAGCCGAAGATCCAGGCCATGACCAGTTGATCATTACGAATCCACTTCACAAAGTCTGGGTTAGGCTCTTCAGAAGGACCTTCANNNNNNNNNNNNNNNNNNNNNNNNNNNNAAACCATGAATCTTTTCTAAATCAGTCATAGGAAATCCAATAGAATCAAGCTGATCATAGATCTGTTTCAGTTCACTAAGATACTCTTCCATTGTTCTTCCTATCTTAAGACAACCCCGCAAACGATTCTGCAACTCAAACTTTCTAGTGGTAGACACCCTATTGAACTTTTTAGCTAGAGCATTCCATACCTCATGTGCAGATTGCATACCGTACACCGCTCTCAGAGCTGGTTCCGTTAGTGAGCCGAAGATCCAGGCCATGACCAGTTGATCATTACGAATCCACTTCACAAAGTCTGGGTTAGGCTCTTCAGAAGGACCTTCAGCAGCATTTGCAGGACGAGTAGTTACGGGTCGAGTAGTAGACGGACGCGTTATCGAACCATTGACGTAACCAAGTAACATTTGTGGTGAGAGAAAGGACTCAAATTGAGTCTTCGATAAGAGATAGTTGGACTCTGACAGTTTCAGAGTCACAACTtgagaaatagaaagagaagaagaaaaagagtctTCTTGAGCCATAGATCGTATTACCggcgctctgataccatgaaagcaaGAGTCATAAACCCTCGTAAACGAGAAGAGATGGTGGCTCAAAAGTATTATTCCATCCTATTGTCACTCATTACATTGCATAGTCTATTTATAGTAGAGACTAGGTTTACAAACAACTAGGTTGATCCCTGACACATGTCATCATCTGCAGAGGATTGCAGAGCCTAGAGGAACAAATCTATTCATGGTTTGGAGCGTTGTGTGAGCTGTAGAGTGAGCTGTCTTCACTGGTTTGACTGTACGACAAGGTGCACATGGCTCTGTTTTGTTACCGTTTGCTTTGCAAAGTGTTTCTCGACTCATGATCGTAATGGGCTGGACATCATTCACAAAGCCCATTTTCTTACCTTGTTGGACCGAAACAACAAGAGCAGTGTTGTTCTGCTTTACAGCTCTAGTGATATCTTTCATATGCTTCTTCCAGTGGAAGTTTCACTTTCCAATAGAAGGAACATGCATAATCGATCATAGAATACACGAAGATATATATGAAACGTTGACTCACGAttagatattttgtattaaattggGCTAAATGTCACTTCTTGatcaaatccaaattaaaacTCGTAATTATCTATTTTTCTCACATGGTTTTAAATCTGACTTTTAAGTCaaaccagtgttcaagaaagcgctagacGATATGTAAGCGGTGATCTAGCGCCTAGCACCTAGAACGACTAGTCgggatttaaaagtttttaggcAGTTTAAGTGTgcacattaaaaatattatatatataatattatgtaatttttatacGGTCTAAACGGTTGTCTAGACGTCAGCTGAGCgcttagggcatctccaataGTCCTctatttttgtctttattatagagtttctctattatAAAGGTGGGTTTTAGTCAAATggtcctctattctcacctctaaaatagagattactattttttcctctatttatagaggaatcctattttttttttacaaatgttcctctataaataaaggaaaaaatagcaatctctattttatagaggaccattggaatAAAACTCACTTCTATTATAAAGTTCTtctattatagaagaaaaaataggaaaaacctTTAAAGATGGTCTTAGCGCCTAGACCGTCGCCTACACTGCTTTTTTGAACACTAAGTCAAACATATGTTATTGGCTTATTGCATCAAAAATACCGTACgtattttttttcctacagGGGAACTGCTAGTTTACATTTATCAAAAGTTTTGCAACAAcgatgttttataaaaaaagacgCTTAATTTTTGGTAAGTACATCCACAGTGACTACTGATAATTGGTTGGAATTCAGTATACACAGTGACCATaacttttatcaaaagtttagcaagaataacttttttttttgtgatcctatagtttgtttttcttttcttttaaatttttcgATTCCATGATTGATCAGAGCCAATCAGAAAGTTAAAGTGGGAATACTTAAAAGAGTGCAAATTATTTCCTATGATACACATTTATTTCATTTAGATATACAGTAAGCTTGTGCTAGAAAATTACAGGgtaattaaacatataattttacagGTAGTAAAAGCCttcaaaaattaagaaagtaagaaaaatgtaaagaaaagaaagaaaaataaaatttctggaaaacaaaccttttgagccagaaataattttttttacaaaaataaaccaTAGTTTATCATATTGTgtcatttttgaaatttagcCATTTTTTCTATCAAAATGTTTGGAAATTTCCTTAGCCCCAAACACCCAAAAATCTCTGACCAATGAAACTCAAAACCTTTCCAACGGAAGAAGAGCCTTTCTCCTTCTCCGCCTCTTCACCGCCGCAATTCCCATCTTTCACCGAGTCACCACCATCAAACTCGGTCGAACTCGAACCCAACTCACTGAGTCGACTCGTTCCGACGGATTCAACTCGTCCATTAGCTTTTCCCGATCGCTTTCTCcgatcttttttcttcttcttcatctcaagACTGTCTTCGTATGCGTCGATGATCTCGTGGATGAGTTGTCGACTCGGCGACGAGTCCCATCTGACCCAGTAACTCGTGTAGCAGCTGAAACAATCGCATTCGAAAAGAGGAGAGTGATGATtcttattattagtattatctTCTTTGCTTCCTTTGTGGGTTTTGCTTTTCTTGAGGTGAGAGATACGATTCCAGTCTCCTGAGTTTGAGATGAGGTAAGCAAGAACTTCACGATCCTCCACCGAAAGAGCCGCCACGAGAGAGAGGATAGCTATagggaggagagagagaaactgGTCTTCGTCGGTCTTTATCGCCGTCGACGGCGATGGATGAACGGTTCCTTTCCGGCAAAGCTTCTtcatagagagatagagagaaagagagagagaagagtctTTTCTTGAGGAATGAGTCTGGTGAGACTTTGAAATCTTGAaaggttctttttttattttctttattcttgGCGACGAATTTTGAAAGGTAAAgcgtaattaattttattttattttcttaagtacaaatattttattcaaataaaaatttggcattaaaggaaaaaaaatatgtggaTAATGGATAGgtttataaaaaccaaaatccacaTGTAAATCATACTAACATTTGTTTAACTACCAGAATATGATTTGTCATTGCATTACCGATAACACGTGTAATTATTAGCAATTTTCATCAATGTTAGACTGTTAGTAGAGTTTGACACAATGTTTTGTGTCATTGCACCAGtttttatagaaatattttttggtttttaatgttAAGTTGACacttaataaaagaaaaaaataatttggaaggaaacactatTAAATGGTGATTACTGATTAGTGATTACAAATGTTTCTCTtatcattattgttttaattacgTCTGATCATTTGACCCTTTTTCAAGTAAAATTATCTGTGTTTCAAAGAAGGGAtcatttgatttttgacataattttggattttttttttctttgcgcagaattaaaaattcttttgtattttttaaagaattataTGATAATGGATAATTAATTTCCAGGTTTTGTTTAATacgattatattatatttgaagCTTAGAATCATGCATCTACGTTTGGTAAAAGAAATAGAGCAGAAATGTTTTGCTGTAGTGTTACTGTTGcgtattttcttttaatacatTATTTTCCTGCATTTTTTGGACTTTTTTCTTCGTCGTTTTAAGGTTAATTCTAttgcaaaagattcaaaattttacGGTGGGGAGTTTTTGACCTGGTGGTCAACACCAATTTCAGTGAGAACTTATACACCGATAGTTAGTTTTTGATTGGTGGTTGACCATTGTCTTTACATGTTTTAAAAGTCTTTCACACGTTACTGGCCCATATGATCGGTATATTGCAATGGGCTTAACAGTCTATTGGTAATCGAAAGCAAACAGCTTTTAAGCGTATAATATGAAGTCTGTGTTGTTGAGTCGGAGAACCCACCTTTAATTGAAGGCAAATAATGTACATCTGTTTGAATTTGCACGGCATTAAGATGACAGAAAAGGTGATCGGGGTTACCCTATATTACGCACTTCGTTTTGAATTATATGTTATTctgttgttaaaaaaagaaagaaatttttatCTAGTTTAAACGTCGTTCTCTATTTTTTGTGTACTTTTATCCCTATTGTATTTATATGTGTTAGCCGataaacattatttataaaatataaattaaacacaCACTTTGCCGTAAAAAACACTCacacacatttttcttttttttttgggaaatgaAAAACGCCAAAATACCGTTCAAATTATAAAACAGTCGTCTCTTTGACTAGATTTGTGTTGAACAatgtaaataaatgaaaacaaatttgaCTTGGTATTTGGTAAGTTTATCTTAAACCGTTCCGAAATGCCATCCCTTAATTCGG from Camelina sativa cultivar DH55 chromosome 7, Cs, whole genome shotgun sequence includes the following:
- the LOC104703848 gene encoding uncharacterized protein LOC104703848 encodes the protein MKKLCRKGTVHPSPSTAIKTDEDQFLSLLPIAILSLVAALSVEDREVLAYLISNSGDWNRISHLKKSKTHKGSKEDNTNNKNHHSPLFECDCFSCYTSYWVRWDSSPSRQLIHEIIDAYEDSLEMKKKKKDRRKRSGKANGRVESVGTSRLSELGSSSTEFDGGDSVKDGNCGGEEAEKEKGSSSVGKVLSFIGQRFLGVWG